The following proteins are encoded in a genomic region of Nicotiana sylvestris chromosome 4, ASM39365v2, whole genome shotgun sequence:
- the LOC138889433 gene encoding uncharacterized protein, whose amino-acid sequence MLQELLFHNIVSDIFSLEFPLGNQVPLGRLICVVLVMVLLVEMIALCDRVEVIALCDCVRQVAITVNFDVQKSHVCKYCKKPGHTIDKCYKLYSYPHNFKFTKGSGSRKTAAHVEVNSADPPGSVVSKMGSKSVKSSDSGAVSMVPGLTQGPFSQLMILLQHSLVFADSSSTPSLMASANFAGKLLSKSSLLKSIQWNCSVYQNSSAIHAPFLKMPLVLGKLDHNLYKLLLPPIASNSATSISSCIDNSSFISPLCALPKTNKIEKAITSVNVVDYDERHVPTDSHLDTSYGSHAFDLLKALIAMTETQFQLKVQTVRSDNALELGSSTVGSKFIFEKGILHQITHTPQQNGVVEMKHKHLLELPEPFFSNLASPLDSGEIQLSTSSHDCFSPIQPEATHPFPNPGIFLASTLPEYIFLSSPGSSPSSDLPSSSHPKSAIPPCNSESVLVSSPQPESALPPYNIESDFPPLRRSSRPHNTPTYLQNYICTLPSTCSGSANSSITTVFSEPHVFEPNSYSQAATVPAWQKAMRKEFEELEANGTWNIDELTKGKKPIGCK is encoded by the exons ATGCTGCAAGAGCTTTTATTTCACAATATTGTCAGCGACATCTTTTCTCTTGAATTTCCTCTGGGAAACCAGGTTCCTCTTGGCCGTCTTATCTGTGTTGTGCTTGTAATGGTCCTGCTTGTGGAGAtgattgctctatgcgatcgcgtggaGGTGATTGCTCTATGCGACTGCGTGAGACAGGTCGCGATCAC AGTCAATTTTGATGTTCAGAAGTCACATGTGTGCAAGTATTGTAAGAAACCAGGTCATACTATTGACAAGTGTTACAAGTTGTATAGTTATCCTCATAATTTCAAATTTACAAAAGGGTCTGGAAGTAGAAAGACTGCAGCTCATGTTGAAGTCAATTCTGCTGATCCTCCTGGTAGTGTGGTTTCTAAAATGGGTTCTAAGTCTGTCAAATCTTCTGATTCTGGTGCTGTTTCAATGGTTCCTGGTCTCACACAAGGTCCATTCTCCCAACTGATgatattactacaacattcccTTGTTTTTGCTGATTCTTCCTCTACTCCCTCTCTTATGGCTTCTGCTAACTTTGCTGGTAAACTGTTATCGAAAAGCAGTTTGCTCAA ATCAATACAATGGAATTGTTCTGTTTACCAGAACTCTTCTGCTATACATGCCCCTTTTCTAAAGATGCCTTTGGTTCTTGGTAAACTGGATCACAACCTCTACAAGCTTCTCCTACCTCCTATTGCTTCTAATAGTGCCACATCCATCTCCTCTTGTATtgataattcttcttttatttctcctCTCTGTGCTTTacctaaaacaaataaaattgaaAAAGCTATTACAAGTGTAAATGTTGTTGATTATGATGAGAGACATGTGCCTACTGAT AGCCACTTGGACACATCTTATGGGAGCCATGCCTTTGATCTTCTAAAAGCCTTAATTGCCATGACTGAAACCCAATTTCAATTGAAGGTTCAAACTGTAAGGagtgataatgccttagaatTAGGATCCAGCACTGTGGGGTCCAAATTCATTTTCGAAAAGGGAATTTTACATCAGATCACTCATactccacaacagaatggagttgTGGAAATGAAGCACAAACATCTTCTGGAACTGCCAGAGCCCTTCTTTTCCAATCTGGCCTCCCCATTAGATTCTGGGGAGATT CAACTTTCTACTTCATCTCATGATTGTTTCTCTCCTATACAACCTGAAGCAACTCATCCCTTTCCTAATCCCGGTATTTTCCTTGCTTCTACACTACCTGAATATATCTTTCTCTCCTCCccaggttcttctccttcttccgACTTACCCTCTTCTTCACACCCTAAATCTGCCATTCCACCTTGCAATTCTGAATCTGTCTTAGTCTCTTCTCCCCAACCTGAATCTGCCCTTCCTCCTTATAATATTGAATCTGATTTTCCTCCTTTAAGGAGATCATCTAGACCTCATAATACTCCTACTTACTTGCAGAATTATATCTGCACACTCCCATCTACTTGCTCCGGATCTGCAAATTCCTCTATTACAACTGTCTTTAGTGAACCTCATGTATTTGAGCCAAATAGTTATTCTCAGGCAGCAACTGTCCCTGCATGGCAGAAAGCTATGAGAAAAGAGTTTGAGGAATTGGAGGCAAATGGAACTTGGAATATAGATGAATTAACCAAAGGCAAGAAACCTATTGGTTGCAAATGA